The DNA window CAGCATAACCTTTTAAAGACATTTTCTCttcattaaatacattttctcTTCATTATCTTCAAAGAGTGATTTATTTTAGTTGCAAAGAATGATTTATTTTTGTTACACTAAACAGTGATGACCATTAAATGaatattttagttttaaaatAGAATGCAACGTGACTACTTATTTGAGCCTTTTCACTGGTGAGCTACAACTGCTCACAGTTCTTGAGGTAAACCATTTTTCCAAGCAACATGCTAACGTAGATAGCATGTATCTTAGCAGTTGTAATGGTTATCTATATTGTTTGCTGACAAAGCAATAGAAGCACATAATAGCTTTGTAAATATGTCCCTGTTCCCACTGTAATGTGTCCTTAAGAGTGAAGTGAGGTAATATAGGTGAGTAATGTTAAACTGTGGTTACCTTTCTTGTATGACCGTTAAAAGTGTTAATGTAGTTTCAATAAAACAATGCCTCAGGCTATTTGATTGACCCAGTGCCACATtcctgtttacatttttttacttatcAGCCCCCGTGCTGCTTGTGGACACTAAAGTCCTGATCAATTGGCGTCCAAGTGTTCCCACAGGGCCTGATGAGTCCTGTGCAAAAAGATGCGCTGGACAGCAGATGTTCCGCTCGTGTTGCTAGCAGCTGCCCCCAATGCGCCCTGATTTTATTTTAAACACCGCCATCTGGTTTGGAGAGATTCTGTCCATCCTTCcctccctccttttttttttctacacttcCTCCTCCTATTCCTCTTCCTCTCGCTGTCTTCAACTTGCAAACATCTCGTTGCGTCTCCTGCCTTTTTCTTTTATACATCTCCTCTTAAAACTCTTTTCACCCCCCTTATCTCCCGGAATTCCTCTTTAATTTTATCTCCTCCATCGCACCTCAAACCAGCTGCTCTCAAAACAGGCGGACGCACCGAGCCAAGCGTGTGTGTGCACGTCTaagcgtgtgtgcatgtgtgtgtgacagagagcTGCATGGGTGTCGCTTTGGGTAGGAGTTCCCAAAACAGTGAGACTTTTTAGTTCGCCTTCGTGCTTGCTTCTTCGTCATTTTGAGGACAAAGTATTCATTTTCATCCTCACCTTGCAGAGACTGATGACTACGCCGAGATAGTTGACGAAGAGGACACGTACACCATGCCCTCCAGTAAGTCCTTTATAAGTGCATGGCTGTCACTGTGTAGCTGCAAACACACTTGCACTCCTCTGTCAGTATCTGGATAAATGTCTCTCTTCTCTTTTTTCTGTGACTcataacacattttcccaacacTGACCTCGTTTGTTTGCTTGGATGTTTCATGCCTCCAAGAGGATGGATGAGCATTTTTCGTCTCTTTCTTGCTTTTCACATTCCTGTCTTCCTCTTCTCCCACCCCCCCCCTGCTTTGCCCATCGCCAACGCAGTGACCTATGGAATAGTGGAAGGTAAAAGCAACAATAGATTAAAATGCTATTctgatggatttttctttgccacACATAaagctaaaaatattttttatagaaACACATTTTTCATAGTATTTGGCTAGTGTGTTGAATTTTATTATTTTCCACAGAgctttgaattaaaaatattcAAGAAAATTAATGGAAACTGTACTGCAAAAACCTGCACAATTGTTATGCAGCTACATAAAGTATTTTATCATCTAATTTTTCTATTATTATCAGCTAAAGtcagaataaatacatttcaggAGTGGTGCATCTTTCAGAAAGGCTTCATACAttgttaaaatgttattttatttcattttggagCTGCATAATGATTCTGCACACCTTGATCTGTGTTAATTTCTCCTCATTACACAAACATAGATCAGTCTAAATCATGTCTAAATCTTATAAGCTTTGTCACTTAGAGTTTGAAAATATCCAGAAAAAATATGAGATTGCCTGTCCAATCATTGTCcggtgtttttattttgttttattgtgttctaAATTAAATTGCTTCTCAATTTAATTGCTGCTTTCAAATTAATCAAATTCTTTAAATTTTTAATTGAAATTGTTGGTATTTATAATGATTTATTTTACACACGGTGATAACACTGTTGTTTCTCGGTACATTGCACTTCAAATCTCGCGGCTTTACCacattgcagatttttttttaaactttatgtaaaagcatgttttaaatgtttttggccTAAATAAAGCGTTAAATTAAGTTTTATTTGTGTAATATATGTATTACAGTTCAGTAGTCGTGCTATTCTCTAATAGTTATGTTGTAATAATCAGCAAGCGTGTTTCCTATTTAAAGGTTACTCTGCTAGCGTCTAATTATTCTGCTACTGTAGCTTTACTATATTAATGTGTCATTGCACATTAAGAACAATGAAATTGTGATATACTGATGGCAGAAGCTGCCATGTGATgcgctaaccatgacccatcaggagcaactgGGTGTTCGGTGTCTTGCTCAGAGACACCTTGACATCCACTCAGATGGCCAGGATCGAACCAGTAACCCAACAGTTACTCTACCTGCAGAGCTATGCGGCTCCTAAAAAACCTTTAAACGTGACAATCCCAAATTAACATTTTGATGGAAGTCATCTTCATCTCCTGCCTCATTAATGTGGCGCCTCCAAATTGGTGAGCTTTTAATGCGTGTGCAAACTGTTTCTTTACTGCGACAATCTCAATTTAACTTTTGGCTGAACAACTTTTTGACTAACGTCATCTTTAACTCCTTCCTCATCAATAGCGCATCTCCACATTGGTGAGCCTTTAATGAGAGCGATGTCGAACGACATCTGTAAGTAGCATATGACATTCAACGCAACGCTTGAGTGTGTTAACTGAGACTACTGTCATCAAATGTCCAGTCAAAGTGAAGATTAACTATTTTGATGCTCCATATCTTTGACATCAAGAACACAGCTTTGACGTGATCGATGTAGAACAAAACGCAGACACCCAAAGCTAACACGAAATGCTAACATCACAGCTAATGGTCGCCGCTACAACTGTCACGTTGACCAACTTTGTGCAGAGCTATTTAAGCCCATGGTTTCAACACTCAAAGTACTAGTTCTAACTTAGAGGAATTGCGCAGAATATGACAAAATATTTCCACGTTGTGTTGTAGTGGCCCATTAATCctgcaatttaaaaaataaagaaccCAAGGCAACTATGATTGGTGAAATGGGTATACACTAAATGTGACagtgtgttatttcatttttagGGAGCCctaattatgtttaaaaacatatttagaaggGCATAAACATTGTTTCAGCTATAAAAAATGCTTTACTTATTAATAATATTCCTACTTCATCAAAATCATTATAGCACGGAGATGTTGGCCCCAATTAAACGCGATTAACGAGGGCCGAATGTACTATAGTGTTGTTTAAGGTAGACAGAAAACAAGCTTATCGAATGCTCCCTTTCATCATTATGATAATTACTTTTCTTATTTGAAGCGCGGGACTACGAGATTCAAAGAGAGAGGATCGAGTTGGGTCGCTGCATCGGGGAGGGTCAGTTTGGAGATGTCCACCAAGGAGTCTATAACATTCCGGTAGGTTGTACACATGTACTTACAAAACACCTTAAATGCTCAGAGTAACTTGCTGAGTCTGTGGCTGTCGGCAACCTCCAGATGTTCTTACAGCCTTGAGCAGCTGTGTATGTCTGCATATGGCATGCGTGTTACACTTGTCATACTATTGAGTGAGCTGACTTTCTCATGTACTCCGTTTGATTGGCTGTTCTCGTTGTACAGGACAAGCCGTCCCTCGCTGTCGCCATCAAGACGTGTAAGAACTGCACATCTGACAGCGTCAGAGAAAAGTTCCTGCAAGAAGCACGTAAGGGGGCACTGACCTTTGAGGCAAAACAAGCTCTCACTTCTTAAACACGTAATGTGTGTCCTGCAGTGACCATGCGGCAGTTTGACCACCCTCACATCGTCAAGCTGATCGGCGTTATAACGGAGAACCCGGTGTGGATCATCATGGAGCTGTGCACGCTCGGAGAGGTACGTCCAAAGCAAATCGATTCGGATGGTTCGTGTCTGATGCATTGATCGTCTTCTCTCCCCATACAGCTGCGCTCCTTCCTTCAGGTGAGGAAGTACAGTCTGGACTTGGCCACTCTCATCCTGTTTGCTTACCAGCTCAGCACCGCACTGGCGTATCTGGAAAGCAAACGCTTTGTTCACAGGTAAGTGATGATCTTTCCTCACCATGCTCTATGGCACAGTAGGCTCAGCAATATCAACTGCCTCTTTTAGGGACATAGCAGCACGGAATGTGTTGGTGTCTTCAATAGACTGTGTGATGCTGGGGGACTTTGGTCTGTCACGCTACATGGAGGACAGCTCTTACTACAAAGGTGATGATGCATATTAAAGGTCCCATATTAGGATGTTTTCAACAGGTCGTATAATAGTGTATACAGTGTGCTGGTATTTTTTGGGACCGTTTCTTAATTGGGACGGTACACGAAAACCGTAAAAATTCTGGACAAATGATTCAGATATCGGTATTTTTTTCCCAGCTAATCATAAAAACTCTGTTGACAATGTACCATTAACCTaaggtgaatttacaaaactgaaataacacaaaaaaaatgccattgtaagttaatactaacacagacacgttTAAACGTGTTATcttatttgctaatgctaacaacgctagcatAATTACATTACgaaagcacatacaaatatgcttaaaaacactcctacagacatcacacatggcacggtttagtaagtatgtattgatttagttatattgtaaaacttacaagcgTTGTTAgttgagtgatgaatgaagaatcctttcgagcaaaTACGCTATAgaccagaggtagggaacctatgggtctcgagccagatgtggctcttttgatgactgcatctggccctcaaataaatcttagctgacaattcttaacacaataagtaatgaataataccgcaggtaatcacagtgttaaacataaggttcaaaatataaaaaatttccatgcattttaatccatccatccgttctctaccgcacccgttcaagaagttgcaataatggtaagaactattttatttattattggttagtttcaaaataacaatattaagtgttaaaaaatattatatggctctaacaaaaatacattttaaaatatttggctttcatggctctctcagcctaaaaggttcccaACCTCTGCTATGGACGAACAGTTGATGAAATGGGATATACTTCCTGTTCAAAGCACAAAAataggaaatacattttcaacctgcagtgagcgaactcgtccaaaacgTGGGGCCGTAGCACGAACAATacacattttcagtgtctctgtgtgtgttgcATGAACAGTtttgttaaatacaaaacattatgatcattagcgaagaaaaatacattcattcagccGCAGTGTTTAATATGGCgctgggttaaaaaaaaagtagcggcacatagcctggaaaatatggtatattgtTAGTGATTGAGCTGAACGACCATTACAAGGTGAAAATGTAGCAAGTCCCTTGCACATTGTTTGCTTCTCCAATAAATGAGCAGTGTCACTGTTCGTTTTCAAAGTACAGTTATCATCACGATTTTATGATTATTTTATCAATGTAAATTGTTAATACTAATTGTATGGAGTTTTACTGAGATTTATCATTATAACGGTTTATCTTTACATTTCTAATCACTAGCAAAGTTATGTGGGcttcagtgctaacattacactcacattttaacatcacgcTAGGTTAGCTTATTTCTTGGAAGaaaatgttcaaactcaaagctCCTATGTGTGTAGCTGACTGATAGTAGTGTTCTGGACTTTTTTGTTTTAAGATGTGTGGTGAAGCCACATTAATtgattaaacaaattgaaaaatgtattcgggtgttactatttagtggtcaattgtacggaatatgtactgaactgtgcaatctactaataaaagttgcaatcaatcaatcaatcaaaaaaagcctGCTTTACACTATTGCATACATTGTTCTTTTGCCTCGAAAGACACACTGAATATCCGAGTTTTAACCACCGTCACAAAATGTGTCAGTTGGCTAGGGAATAAACAAAATTTGAACCTCGAACGTCAATTACAGCTGAGGTTGTGGAATTTACAATTCAGACAACATTTGTGACCTCTAGTGTTTATCTTAGCTTCAAATCCTTATCAAAAATGACGTGAAATAGCAATAGCATAGACTTGCTATGTGAGCTAACATTACACTCACGTTTAACCAGAAAGATTATGCTAGGATAGATTATTCGCTGATGTAAATGTCTGATGTAGACTCAAgcccgtttaaaaaaaaataaaaaatatgaggtCATGAAAATCCAGAACCTGAAAAAGCAATTCTGACTCTTCTTTCTAAATTGGAGAAAAcaagttatatatttttataataaacaTCATAAACATGCTTTCAAGACAATATTTATGTCGTAGGAGACCTttttaaacttaaacttgcagGAGCAATCACCTTGATTTAGTGGGATTTTCCTGCCATCTATTGGTGTCAAAAAGTTGAGCAGGTTATTTGAAGGCACTTCCTGTGTGTCTCTAAAGCCTCTAAAGGTAAACTTCCTATCAAGTGGATGGCTCCCGAGTCCATCAACTTCAGAAGATTCACCTCCGCCAGCGACGTCTGGATGTTCGGTGAGCCAGTATTGTTTGTATCGATCTTTCTTGCCAAAGATGCCGAGCGCTGACGTGAGTTGATGTGTCTTAATCCTTGGCCCTGAAGGCGTGTGCATGTGGGAGATCCTGATGTATGGCATCAAGCCCTTCCAAGGAGTGAAGAACAATGACGTTATTGGCAGGATCGAGAATGGCGAGCGGTTGGCCATGCCGCCTCAGTGCCCGCCCACCCTTTACAGCCTTATGACCAAATGTTGGTCGTACGACCCCAGCAAGCGGCCGCGGTTCACGGAACTTAAAACGCAGCTGAGGTAATCATGTTGACACATAAACCTTTTGCGCTTTGAACGCATCAAAAAGACTCGAGTTTGTATTCTTGTAGCGCCATACTGGAGGAGGAGAAGCTTCAGCAGGAGGAAAGGCTTAGGATGGAGATGAGAAGACAAGTCACAGTGTCTTGGGACTCTGGAGGTCCGGATGAGGCTCCGCCTAAAGTGAGACTCATTATTAACTTTATATACTTGTTCTATTTATTGATtgtgttttgtatgttttttttttcagcctaGTCGACCAGGTTACCCCAGCCCTCGCTCCAGTGAGGGATTCTTTTCCAGCCCGCAACACAACCATTTCCCGGTacaagacacacaaacacacaaagctCTCTAATCGTATTGACTCAACTGCAGAGACTACctggccttaaaggcctactgaaacccactactaccgaccacgcagtctgatagtttatatatcaatgatgaaatattaacattgcaacacatgccaatacggcctttttagtttactaaattgcaattttaaatttcccgcgcagtgtcgtgttgaaaatgtcgtggtatgatgactcgtatgataaCGCATGCGTTTGACACCTCGGGTgatagcggacattattttccagcccgatccaagctataagtagtctgctttaatcgcataattaaacagtattctggacatctgtattgttgaatcttttgtaattttttctattaataatggagaagtcaaagtagaaagatggaggtgggaaggttttaatctttagccacacaaacacacagtgtttccttgtttaaaattcccgaatgtgaagctttattatggatcagagcagtcaagcgaacatggatcccgaccaaatgtcaaccggcagtttttggtgagaaaattgtgttaataagtcagctcttaccggagacaccagCGGAGCTTTGTTCGGGTGCagcgcgtgacttccctcagagattcTGGCgttaacacacccgtggccacaaccctctgactttcaggtactgtataatctcactaaaacaataggcagataagggattttccagaattatcctagttaatgtgtctaataacatctgaatcgctcccactgcaatcgccttttttttttttttaattttaaactttttaatttttattttattttaatttttctagttcttcactctaaatttcctcatccacaaatctttcatcctcctaaattaatggtgaaattgtcgctttctcggtccgaatagctctagctgctgctggctatgattgtaaacaatgtgaggatgtgaggagccctacaacccgtgaagtcacgcgcacatcgtctgctacttccggtaaaggcaaggcttttttattagcgaccaaaagttgcgaactttatcgtcgatgttctctactaaatccttacagcaaaaatatggcaatatcgcaaaatgatcaagtatgacacatagaatggacctgctatccccgtttaaataagaaaatctcatttcagtaggcctttaaaggggaactgcatttctttggggaatgttgcctattgttcacaatcattatgaaagacaggaggatggatggatttttttttaaatgtattttaactcgtatataaacatacaggaaagtctgcttacagtggagccaatgggaggtcctgtATTCCACccttaaaacccaataaaaaaaacatcctaaaagcgccaacaatactccatttcatgacttgaatattgaccgagtattagtgatattattattactagCTAGCGCAGACAAACTCTTAATAGCAGCACCGTGATCACTAGCATGTGCGCTGATGTTGACATAGAGTGGTAAGCTGCTTCCTTTtgcttgtgaaagtttattctagatcataaatcatgtttCTCACctaattccatatgagttgggaaattgtgttagatgtaaatataaacggaataaaatgatttgcaaataattttcaacccatattcagttgtatatgctacaaagacaacatatttgatgttcaaactgataaatatttcttttttgcaaataatcattaactttggaatttgatgccagcaacacgtgacaatgaagttgggaaaggtggcaataaatactgataaagttgaggaatgctcatcaaacacttattttgaacatctcacaggtgtgcag is part of the Nerophis ophidion isolate RoL-2023_Sa linkage group LG08, RoL_Noph_v1.0, whole genome shotgun sequence genome and encodes:
- the LOC133557778 gene encoding focal adhesion kinase 1-like isoform X7, translating into MGVALGRSSQNKTDDYAEIVDEEDTYTMPSMTYGIVEARDYEIQRERIELGRCIGEGQFGDVHQGVYNIPDKPSLAVAIKTCKNCTSDSVREKFLQEALTMRQFDHPHIVKLIGVITENPVWIIMELCTLGELRSFLQVRKYSLDLATLILFAYQLSTALAYLESKRFVHRDIAARNVLVSSIDCVMLGDFGLSRYMEDSSYYKASKGKLPIKWMAPESINFRRFTSASDVWMFGVCMWEILMYGIKPFQGVKNNDVIGRIENGERLAMPPQCPPTLYSLMTKCWSYDPSKRPRFTELKTQLSAILEEEKLQQEERLRMEMRRQVTVSWDSGGPDEAPPKPSRPGYPSPRSSEGFFSSPQHNHFPPTAHGGVGGGFPAGDSWNQHRPEHTALWTPNMEDTGCGGQVLMEERLMMQQQQMEDDQRWLEQEESFMKTESRNSRGSIDREDGTLQAPGGSQHIYQPVGKPEHLAPPKKPPRPGAPGHLGNLAGLCPVDSYNEGVKLQPQEISPPPTANLDRSNDKVYENVTALVKSVIEMSNRIQPAAPEEYVPMVKEVGLALRTLLATVDETIPVLPASTHREIEMAQKLLNSDLAELIAKMKLAQQYVMTSLQKDYKKQMLMAAHALAVDAKNLLDVIDQSRLKTITRPH
- the LOC133557778 gene encoding focal adhesion kinase 1-like isoform X8, whose protein sequence is MGVALGRSSQNKTDDYAEIVDEEDTYTMPSTRDYEIQRERIELGRCIGEGQFGDVHQGVYNIPDKPSLAVAIKTCKNCTSDSVREKFLQEALTMRQFDHPHIVKLIGVITENPVWIIMELCTLGELRSFLQVRKYSLDLATLILFAYQLSTALAYLESKRFVHRDIAARNVLVSSIDCVMLGDFGLSRYMEDSSYYKASKGKLPIKWMAPESINFRRFTSASDVWMFGVCMWEILMYGIKPFQGVKNNDVIGRIENGERLAMPPQCPPTLYSLMTKCWSYDPSKRPRFTELKTQLSAILEEEKLQQEERLRMEMRRQVTVSWDSGGPDEAPPKPSRPGYPSPRSSEGFFSSPQHNHFPPTAHGGVGGGFPAGDSWNQHRPEHTALWTPNMEDTGCGGQVLMEERLMMQQQQMEDDQRWLEQEESFMKTESRNSRGSIDREDGTLQAPGGSQHIYQPVGKPEHLAPPKKPPRPGAPGHLGNLAGLCPVDSYNEGVKLQPQEISPPPTANLDRSNDKVYENVTALVKSVIEMSNRIQPAAPEEYVPMVKEVGLALRTLLATVDETIPVLPASTHREIEMAQKLLNSDLAELIAKMKLAQQYVMTSLQKDYKKQMLMAAHALAVDAKNLLDVIDQSRLKTITRPH